The DNA region GGCTTTCATGTCGGAGAACTTTGTGGTCAGGCCGATGCTGGCAAAGCCCAGGGTAAAGGCCCAGGTCATAAAGGTATTGGCCATTTTGACCTCTTCTTTGCTGAACAGGCCGGCCGTGTTTGCCAGCACAGCAACCAAGAAGGCAATGATAAACACAGGGAACTTGTCCACAATAAACTGGGTCTTGTTAATCTCGCCGGCAGACTTGATGTCGTTGCGCAGAACCAGCATAACTACATACAGTACGACGAAGGGCAGCAGAACCACGCGGCCCATGTTGTAAATACCGGCCATCAAGCCGGCATCCTGGCCATAAGCCATACCGGCAGCCAGCACTTGGGCGGAGTTAACAATACCAACACCCACCCAGGCGCCAAACTGGTTCTCATTCAGACCGAATAAATGTCCCAGAGCGGGGAAGGTGAACAGGGCTAAAAGACCAAAGATTAAAATAGTAGCGATGGTGTAGGCCATTTCCTGGCCTTTTGCTTTTACCGCAGGTCCGGTAGCTACAGTGGCGGATACACCGCAGATGGAAAACCCGGAAGCCAGGCACCCGGCCAGCGAGTCGGTCATTTTGAAATATTTGCGCAGCCAGAACATCAGGGCCACGGTGCCAAACAGAGTGACAGCGATAAAAATCATGCTGGTGGTACCTACTTTTAACAGAGAGGTCAGGGTGTATTTAGTACCCATAACCACGATCCCTGTCTTGGTTAAAATGGTGGAATATTGCAGACCGGGCTCAAGCTGGGCGGGAACACCCACAGTGTTGCGAATTAGCATACCAAAAATGATGGCCAGCAAAACGTAATTTAAGTGGGCAATTTCGTAAACCTTTTTGAAGTTTTCTTTTACGTAACCCTCTGCCCACATGGCGGCGATGGCTACCAGCAAGACCAGCACCAGGCCGGGAATGGCTTTGGTGATTTGTGTGCTCAAACTTTGACTTTGCACCCGCTCGGTTTGAGTCTGGGCCAAGTTAATACACCTCCCTGAGATTTGCCTGAAGTGATTTTGAGCATTTAAAATGGGTGTGGTTTAAATGTTAGTTTTCTTTCAAACCTCCTTTTCTTTAATGTGAAAATATCAGTATACTGAAACCATAGGTTCCGTGGTATACACCTGGTTATTGGTGTTATTTTTGATATTTCTGATTAAGAACAACTGATCTTTAAATATTCCGGTTAAATATAAGTTATCGTTATAATTAATATTAATTAATTGATTGAAATTTGGTCCCACGTACTTTTTAAAGAGACAGTGGATCACATTATTATGGGAGTCAATAATTTCAATATGCCCTTCTATGCAGCCAATGTCACCATCATATGTTTTGTGCCAGGAAACTCTGTTCACTACCCCATTTATGCTTTGTTTTTCGGGAATGCAAGATTCCTTTAAGAGGGAATTTATTCTATTAACATTTAACATTAGTTTGGGTAGAATAATAATTACCAGAGGGGTCAGGCAGATAACTAATACAAAAATCCAGCCATACCATTTGATTAGTTTTTCTTTTTCTTTACGGGAGACATGAATGTGAATTTTGTCCACAACATAACATCCCTCAGAGTTATATATAAATTTTACTAGTTGATTTACTAATCTTAATGAAATCTTAATGTTTTTATCTGTTGTGGTCAATAAAACAGATATTGATTGAAATCTACTGGTCATGCAAATGACACTTTTGTGTCATTTGCATGACTACTTTAGTGTCATTGGCATTACAATTTAAGCGTCATCTGTCTGACCTGAGGGTGACGGCCTGAGCAAAAAATACATCTGTCGAGAGAAATTTACTATAAATGGGGAAAATATTGTAATTTATTCGCTGTATAATAACCTGTATAATATTGTTGTAGCTCTGGATATTGCTCGATAAATCTTTTGTTAAATGGTGAAGATATGGTGCTGAGTAAAAAACTTACAAAATTTTTATTCGTATTGTTTTTTATTATCTGCATTTGTTTGGTTTTTCTATGGAAAAGTCTACAAGATGTGTATTATCAGATTGATAGAATGAAGAATTATCATGATCATCTTCTACAATTTACAGAATTGTCTGTTTATGTTGTGCGCATGTGTGATAGTTTACAGGACTATATTTTGCTGGCAGAGCCCGGGGCTTTGGATAATTTCCGCCTGTACAGCAATTTAATTATGAAAAAGCAACAGGAGTTTTTTTACTCTGGTAGCAAAACTGCCGAACCGGATATTCATGATATTATGCAATTATACAAGGATTATCAGAATTTTGCCTCTTACCAGGTTATCCCTGTTATACAAGCCAGGAATCTTTCTAAAGAAGAAGCTTTGGACTTGTACTTAAAAAACCGGGAGCTTTCGCGGCAGTTGCAAACTAAAATGGAAAAAATAAGTAAATTGTATAGCAAAGAAATAGATTCACATAGTGCTCATTTCGCCAAAACAAAAAAAAATATAATCTTCCTGTCAGTTGCTTTATTTATTTCACTTCTGCTTTTGCCATACGTCTTGTACCTCTTATTGAGGTCATTCCTGGCCAGATGCATCTATACCAGTCAATTGGCCCAATACACAGACCATGCTATTATGTTTGTGGAAACGGGTGGTAACATAAAATACATTAACAAATCCGCCCAGGAGTTGTTTGGCTTGTTTCCCGAGATGGTGCTGGAAAAAAATATTGAGGATATTCCCAAACTCTTTCCCTGTTTGCACAATATCACCCAGCCTTTATGGCATGTTTTATTAAACCAGAAAGAACTGTTGCGGAACAAAGCTGCGTACACCAATAACGACGGTCGTACCGTAGATTTAACCGTGGATTATGTGCCTGTTTTTTTATTAAATAGATTGTTGGGTGTTGTGCTTATTGCCAGGTTAGCCGGTGAACAGAAGGACAAGCATCTCTTGCTGGATACTCTGGAGAGAGAAAGAAAAAGAATCTCTATCGAGATCCATGACTGGATTGCCAGGTATATGTCCACCATTATTCATGCGCTGGACTACAATCTGCAATTGCATAAAAACGGCCGGTTGCAGAGTGAGGAACTGGTAAGAAATTTAAGCGAGTTACGCAGCCATTGCCAAAATGCTGCTATTGAGATGCGGGGCATTATGAATGATATTCACCCCTACCTGATAGATAAAGTAGGTCTTGTATCCGCTTTGGAATCGTATATTAACACTTTTGAAAAATTGAATAAAATCAAAGTTTATATCTTTTACCAGGATAGGGCTCTGCGTGTCAAGAAGAAGGATGAGATCATTATTTAC from Desulfurispora thermophila DSM 16022 includes:
- a CDS encoding YeiH family protein, coding for MAQTQTERVQSQSLSTQITKAIPGLVLVLLVAIAAMWAEGYVKENFKKVYEIAHLNYVLLAIIFGMLIRNTVGVPAQLEPGLQYSTILTKTGIVVMGTKYTLTSLLKVGTTSMIFIAVTLFGTVALMFWLRKYFKMTDSLAGCLASGFSICGVSATVATGPAVKAKGQEMAYTIATILIFGLLALFTFPALGHLFGLNENQFGAWVGVGIVNSAQVLAAGMAYGQDAGLMAGIYNMGRVVLLPFVVLYVVMLVLRNDIKSAGEINKTQFIVDKFPVFIIAFLVAVLANTAGLFSKEEVKMANTFMTWAFTLGFASIGLTTKFSDMKAAGKDGIVLGFIVGFVKAAFALLVVKFVLPL
- a CDS encoding sensor histidine kinase, encoding MVLSKKLTKFLFVLFFIICICLVFLWKSLQDVYYQIDRMKNYHDHLLQFTELSVYVVRMCDSLQDYILLAEPGALDNFRLYSNLIMKKQQEFFYSGSKTAEPDIHDIMQLYKDYQNFASYQVIPVIQARNLSKEEALDLYLKNRELSRQLQTKMEKISKLYSKEIDSHSAHFAKTKKNIIFLSVALFISLLLLPYVLYLLLRSFLARCIYTSQLAQYTDHAIMFVETGGNIKYINKSAQELFGLFPEMVLEKNIEDIPKLFPCLHNITQPLWHVLLNQKELLRNKAAYTNNDGRTVDLTVDYVPVFLLNRLLGVVLIARLAGEQKDKHLLLDTLERERKRISIEIHDWIARYMSTIIHALDYNLQLHKNGRLQSEELVRNLSELRSHCQNAAIEMRGIMNDIHPYLIDKVGLVSALESYINTFEKLNKIKVYIFYQDRALRVKKKDEIIIYRIIQEALSNIVKHAKATEVDINFTRQQDTLRIEIMDNGGFEGEFLAGQGLWGMRERANLMGGDVVFGYGETGFCVTLTVPLLPGGQTDEQDQDHAD